One stretch of Amblyraja radiata isolate CabotCenter1 chromosome 9, sAmbRad1.1.pri, whole genome shotgun sequence DNA includes these proteins:
- the zfp36l1 gene encoding mRNA decay activator protein ZFP36L1 isoform X1, whose product MSTKLVSCFYDIGEVFCKNKMMSYNNNINTGGTGLPLLDRKAVGTPTLVEYQRRHSVTFGNTNSKFTQNQLLNSLKLEQAAGTNKENRFRDRSLSETGLQKPQGQVNSSRYKTELCRPFEENGSCKYGDKCQFAHGAHELRSLARHPKYKTELCRTFHTIGFCPYGPRCHFIHNAEERRLSAHDPHHLPLSPCNKVERPCLQHSYSFSGFSSPSNGLLDSPTSITPPPIFTAEDLSSSPTLPSCASNPFTYSSQELASLFAPSMGMQVPAAPAGCGAHSPTTFLLRPLAESPRLFEPSPSPPDSLSDDCLSSCGSASGSESPTLDFNKRLPIFSRLSISDD is encoded by the exons ATGTCCACGAAATTAGTCTCCTGTTTCTACGACATTGGAGAAGTTTTTTGcaag aacAAGATGATGAGCTACAACAACAACATCAACACTGGCGGCACCGGTCTGCCCCTGCTGGACAGGAAGGCGGTCGGGACGCCCACACTGGTCGAATACCAGCGGCGGCATTCGGTCACCTTCGGCAACACTAACTCCAAGTTCACCCAGAACCAGCTACTCAACAGCCTGAAGCTGGAGCAGGCGGCCGGCACCAACAAGGAGAACCGCTTCCGCGACCGCTCGTTGTCCGAGACGGGCCTGCAGAAGCCCCAGGGCCAGGTGAACTCCAGCCGCTACAAGACGGAGCTGTGCCGCCCCTTCGAGGAGAACGGCTCGTGCAAGTACGGTGACAAGTGCCAGTTTGCCCACGGTGCCCACGAGCTGCGCAGCCTGGCccgccaccccaagtacaagacGGAGCTGTGCCGCACTTTTCACACCAtcggcttctgcccctacggaccccgctgccacttcatccacaacgCCGAGGAACGCCGCCTGTCCGCCCACGACCCCCACCACCTCCCGCTCTCCCCCTGCAACAAGGTGGAGCGGCCCTGCCTGCAGCACAGCTACAGCTTCTCCGGCTTCTCCAGTCCCTCCAACGGACTGCTGGACAGCCCCACCTCCATCACCCCACCGCCCATCTTCACCGCCGAAGACCTCAGCTCCTCGCCCACCCTGCCCAGCTGCGCCAGCAATCCCTTCACCTACTCCAGCCAGGAGCTGGCCAGCCTCTTTGCCCCCAGCATGGGCATGCAGGTGCCCGCGGCGCCCGCCGGCTGTGGCGCCCACTCGCCCACCACCTTCCTGCTCCGGCCACTGGCCGAGTCTCCCCGACTCTTCGAGCCGTCGCCCAGCCCCCCGGACTCGCTGTCCGACGACTGCCTCAGCAGCTGCGGCAGTGCCAGCGGCTCCGAGTCACCCACCCTCGACTTCAACAAACGCCTCCCCATCTTCAGCAGACTCTCCATCTCAGATGATTAG
- the zfp36l1 gene encoding mRNA decay activator protein ZFP36L1 isoform X2 has protein sequence MMSYNNNINTGGTGLPLLDRKAVGTPTLVEYQRRHSVTFGNTNSKFTQNQLLNSLKLEQAAGTNKENRFRDRSLSETGLQKPQGQVNSSRYKTELCRPFEENGSCKYGDKCQFAHGAHELRSLARHPKYKTELCRTFHTIGFCPYGPRCHFIHNAEERRLSAHDPHHLPLSPCNKVERPCLQHSYSFSGFSSPSNGLLDSPTSITPPPIFTAEDLSSSPTLPSCASNPFTYSSQELASLFAPSMGMQVPAAPAGCGAHSPTTFLLRPLAESPRLFEPSPSPPDSLSDDCLSSCGSASGSESPTLDFNKRLPIFSRLSISDD, from the coding sequence ATGATGAGCTACAACAACAACATCAACACTGGCGGCACCGGTCTGCCCCTGCTGGACAGGAAGGCGGTCGGGACGCCCACACTGGTCGAATACCAGCGGCGGCATTCGGTCACCTTCGGCAACACTAACTCCAAGTTCACCCAGAACCAGCTACTCAACAGCCTGAAGCTGGAGCAGGCGGCCGGCACCAACAAGGAGAACCGCTTCCGCGACCGCTCGTTGTCCGAGACGGGCCTGCAGAAGCCCCAGGGCCAGGTGAACTCCAGCCGCTACAAGACGGAGCTGTGCCGCCCCTTCGAGGAGAACGGCTCGTGCAAGTACGGTGACAAGTGCCAGTTTGCCCACGGTGCCCACGAGCTGCGCAGCCTGGCccgccaccccaagtacaagacGGAGCTGTGCCGCACTTTTCACACCAtcggcttctgcccctacggaccccgctgccacttcatccacaacgCCGAGGAACGCCGCCTGTCCGCCCACGACCCCCACCACCTCCCGCTCTCCCCCTGCAACAAGGTGGAGCGGCCCTGCCTGCAGCACAGCTACAGCTTCTCCGGCTTCTCCAGTCCCTCCAACGGACTGCTGGACAGCCCCACCTCCATCACCCCACCGCCCATCTTCACCGCCGAAGACCTCAGCTCCTCGCCCACCCTGCCCAGCTGCGCCAGCAATCCCTTCACCTACTCCAGCCAGGAGCTGGCCAGCCTCTTTGCCCCCAGCATGGGCATGCAGGTGCCCGCGGCGCCCGCCGGCTGTGGCGCCCACTCGCCCACCACCTTCCTGCTCCGGCCACTGGCCGAGTCTCCCCGACTCTTCGAGCCGTCGCCCAGCCCCCCGGACTCGCTGTCCGACGACTGCCTCAGCAGCTGCGGCAGTGCCAGCGGCTCCGAGTCACCCACCCTCGACTTCAACAAACGCCTCCCCATCTTCAGCAGACTCTCCATCTCAGATGATTAG